gataatatcactgcactccatacttcagcctgggcaacagagagagaccaccttgtctcaaaaaaaaaaaaaaaaagaggaagaaaaagctctatacaaggaaaactatcaaataatgatgcaagaaataagaaattgaggacacacaaaaaaatggaaagatatttcatgttcttggattggaagagtcaatattgttaaaaatgtgcatatcacccaaagcaatctacagattcaatgtaatctctattaaaataccaatgacattcttctccaaaatagaaaaaaaatcctaaaatttacatgaaaccaCCAGAGTAAAAGAACCAgagtagccaaagctatcctgagcaaaaagaataaaattggtggaatcacattacccgacttcagattgtactacagagctatagttatcaaaacagcatggtaatggcacaacagatacatagaccatgGAAAGGAATACAgaatccaggctgggtgcagtggctcatgcctgtaatcccagcactttgggaggccgaggcaggtggatcatgaggtcaggagtttgagaccagcctgaccaacatggtgaaacctcgtctctactgaaaaaaaaaaaaaaaaaaaaaaaaaattagccgggcgtggtggtgcatgcctgtaatcccagctactggggaggctgaggcaggagaatcgcttgaacccaggaggcggaggttgcagtgagccgagatgacaccactgcactccagcctggatgacagagtgagtctctatctcagaaaaaacaaacgaaaaaagaagatatacaatcaacaggtatgtgaaaaggtgctcaacatcactgatcaacagaaatgcaaatcaaaacagcaATGAGATATCTATCACTCACCCAGCTAAAATGGCTTCTATCCAAAAGATAAGCAATAAtgaatgctggagaggatatggagaaaaaggaacgcttgTACACTTTTGGTAGAAATGTatattagtacaaccactacggaGAAGAGTTTGGAGGCTCCTCAAAAGACTAAACAGAATTACCgtaagatccagcaatcccactgctaggtatatgcccaaaagaaagggAATCAGTATGTCAGAGaaatgtctgcactcccatgtttattgcagcactattcacaatagccaagatctgAAAGCAACGTAAgtctccatcaacagatgaatggataaagaaaatgtggtacatatgcatgGTGGAgaactattcagccacaaaaaagaaaaaagatttcctgtcatttgcaacaatagagatagaactggagatcattacgttaagtgaaataagccaggcacagaaagacaaacttcacatgttctcactcatttgtgggagataaaaattaaaacaattaactcatggagatagaagaaggatggttaccagaggctgggaagggtagtcgGAGGCAGGGGAAAGTGGGGagggttaatgggtacaaaagtaAAGTTAgagagaatgaataagatctagtatttcatagtgtaacagggtgactacagtcgacaataatttattgtacatctTTAAGTAGTTGAAAGAGTATagttggaatgtttgtaacacaaagaaatgcgaaatgcttgaggtaatggaaACCCCATTTACAtggatgtgattattatgcattgcatgcctgtatcaaaatatctcatatatgcCATAAATATATTTGCCTACTGTggacctacaaaaataaaaaattaaaataaaaaaaaaatgtttaaaagtgaaCTCGTCATTTTCTCCCCCAAAACTTTGTcctgaactctctctctcttgacTATACCTCCACCCACTGGGCTACTCCGTAGGCCTGAAAGTGAGTGATCCCAGACTGCTATCCATCCCCATACATGTGTTCCCTGTTGTCTCCTTTAGTGTTCCTAGCATGCTCACCAGCAGCTGCAAGTGACCCACAAAATCAGGCCACTCTGGCATCTACTTGCACTTTCTCCCTTCACTCTCCATCCCACCTGGCCTAACCCTTTAGCTCCCTCCTCCTGGCAAAGTTGGATGCATTTGATACTGCCTTTGCGTGAGTTCCCTAGGCCTTGATCTGACATAGGCTtggatgctgatatggtttggctctgtgtccccacccaaatctcctgtcGAATTGTAATTCCTAGTGTTGGAGGAAGGGTCTGGTGGGGGCGGATGTCCCCCTTGCTGTTCCTTGATAgagctctcacaagatctggttgtttgaaagtagGTAGCACCTCcccttttgttctctctcttcctcctcctcccaccatgtaagacgtgccggcttccccttcagccatgattgtaagtgtcTTGAAGCCTCCCAGCCAAGCCTCCTGTACATCCTGCagatctgtgagtcaattaaacctattttctttataaattacccagtctcaagtacaTCTTTATGGCAGTGtaagaactgactaatacagatgctGTCTATCCATTTGTACTAAGTTACCTTCAGGTAGACCTGCAGCGACATCCTGATCCCTGTCTTCCGGGGGAGGGAAAGCATGGTGTCACTGCTGTCATTTCTGCAACTGCCCCTTCTTCAACTCACTCCTTTTTGACCAAGGTGCTGCAGGAGCTCCTTAACTAGTCTCCTATAATATAATATTTCCCAcccacagtatttttttttctactgttgtcagtgatctttgttttttgttttttgttttttctggggtTGCTTTTCACATTTGTACTGGGGGCCACAGGGAAGGGAGCTTTTCCCTGTCAATAGAGGAGCTCACAGATTCTTCAGCCACTCCTACTTCTTCAGAATCTCCTtccaattcattcattttctcaatCTCCACCACTTCAGCTCAGATCTTTCTAAGAATATGGGTCTCCCAATGACAGGGCCAGGAAGGTGGCATCCAGGCCCAACCAACACAAACACCAAAGTTCTCACCATCTTTGCAGTAGCACTGCTATCAGGAGCCCCCAAACCCATGGTACTCAACAGCCACTTGCTCACATGGGAACATATGCTTGGCCCTTCAACATCTCTGTGGTAAAGTCATAAAGGAAACATAACCCACTTTAACCTCCCTTCAAACTGAGGTGACAACCAGGATTTTATTCCCCTTATGCCAAGGAAGAAATTGCTCAATGGGACTACTTTGAGATTTTCCTACTCTTGCCAAGAATATATCCTTTAGTTAAGATGATTATCAGATGTTTTAGTTTTAACAGGAAATGTAAGCACAcactctaaaattttaaaaagaaagtatttacaaTGTAAGTTTTCCTCTCACCCCTGGTCCATGGCTACTAAATTCCCACCACAACAGAAACCAGCTTCTGGTGTGCCTTTCCAGAGATGTTTGAGTTATGGctgcatgaacacacacatgcatacatgcatggaacacacatatacatgaatTGATTTCTAAATATAGTATGGACTCTACCTGGGCTCTATTTTAAACCAAAGCCACAGACTTCCCTATCTGCTTTTCATTTCTGACCTCTGTGACACAAGCACAAAAGCTGGAACACATACTTGTCCCTGACTCACACTGCCCTGGCCTGGACGGACAACCCCATCCTGCACCACAGGTCCTCACGGCCAGCCCATCCTACCCCCAATCTGTTATCAGTGTCTCTTTCACAGGTGAGGAGGTAGCTAATTTTGATACCTCTGTCCAATTTAGCCCAGGTACAAAGAAAGTAGGACAGTgcctttgtattttctaaatcaaacgcatcttttcaaataaaagaaaaatgtgccaTGGAAGAGTTTCAAAATCGAGGTCTGTTTTCACATGTTCAGGGAAAGTAGCAAAGTGGTAGCAGTGACATAACAGACACGTGCAACATACgaggtcaaaaagaaaaaaatcacaacaaaaatcATACACATAAAAACACAGACTTGCACTGAAAAAGTAAGCAAGAATCTAACCTTTTCCATTTCTATCATTATGGAGAGTAGAAAAGCTTATTTTTCAACTCTTTAAAATTACCTTGTCTGTTTCCTCTTGGTAATAAGCTGGTCACATCCATTTGCCTTCTGTTTCACTTGATTAACTTAGCCCTGGCCAGTGCTGCCAGCCTGACAATGAGCCTGGATTTGCACAGCCAGCCCAGATTTGCACCGCCAGCCCGGATTTGCAGTTCTCTCCAGTGTGGCTGTTGTGGACTGGCAGTGGGCTCTCCTCCAGCCCTCCCCTCCACAGGGAAAGATGGGCTTGCTTCCCATCTGACAGGCAACTCAGGGTCCGCAGCTGTGTGGCAAGCCCATCCGATAAAGAGGGATTCTTGCTCTGGTTGGGTTGGTGTTCTGTGAAGAGGTTGGGGTTGCAGAccctttttgtcttttaacaGGGAAAGAAATAGCCAGACTCACAAACAAGGGAGGGACAAAGTTATATAAATGTGATATTGTTCAAGGAGTATGCTGTGAAGATCCCCTAGCTACCTTAGACCTGGGAACTAAGACCAGATTGGGAGCAAGGAGAGAGGCTCACCCCAGAGACACACAAGCCTTTTTTTGCTTGGGAAGAGTTTCTCAGCACCACTGATTAAAATTTGCCATTATGAATGGCGAATTTTCTAGAATTGCTCAGTTTATTCCCATGAATGCAGGCCTTGTTTCCTGCTTGCTTCTCTGTTTACAGACCCTTGTATTTTCTTATTGACATCCTTGGTGTTTTCATACCCatggggaagaggagaagagggtgCAGAACTCAAgggcaatttaaaaacaaaaggaaaacttctGGAGCTGGGCAGGGCAGACTGATGCCACTGCCTGATAAACTAGGGTGAGACCACAGTGGCTAAGAAGATGCCTGGATTAAGATGCTAGTTCTGGAGGCTTTGGGGCCTTAGTCTTCCAATCTAAGAAGTGGGAGTTTATCTCTCAAGATGCCTTTCAGCAAGTGGCCCCTGCTCCCAACTGTTTGTCATCTGGCAGGAAGAAACACAGATAATATACTGAATTTCTTtagcttatctgtaaaataatcaGGAAGTCCTGGATATTTTCAGTACAAAACTCTTCaaattgatgtttttctttttcatgtttgcttGAGTTCTCAGCTATGTGATTGGCTGGTATGAAGGCGATCAGCGGTGGCACTGAGAGAACTAGCATCACTGTCAGAGCAAGCATTTCTAAAAGCTCTCTTTGACCTCTTCAGTGAGCTGTTAGACACCCGTCGCAGCTCCTGAACAGCTGGTTGGCACCCTGGTAACAGAAGAGAACTCACATTCATTACGTACTTCCAGAGTGCTGAGCATTAAAACACTCCCAGAGAGGAGGCTCCTAGTTTTGCTATCACCCTTGGCTCTCAGATGTAATGTACACGTCAGTAAGTAAGAACTGAATAAATAGATTGTATAAAAAGATTACTTGAGAAAAGTACAGTAAGCACAACCTCCCAAATAAGCCAATCTCAATTTACACTCGAATTATTAAAAAATGCGAGTAGACGAAGGTCTTCAGATTGGTTTTTGCTGTGCTAGTTCCCAGTGTCCACAGGCAAATATGAATCATCATTAAGTTCATTCAGAGTGAGTGTCTGAAAGGAAGCCTGTGTCCTGGCAATACTGCAGTCAAGTGCGACTGGTAAAAGATGAGGCTGGTCTAGAAGACATGTTAGAacagttttatatttaaacaCACCCATTCATACACATCTCACAAAATACTTTTGTAccttttgagaccagcctggccaacatggcaaaaccctgtctctactaaaaatacaaaaattagccgggtgtggtggcatgtgcccgtagtcccagctaatcgggaggctgaggcaggagaatctcttgaacctgggaggcgaaggttgcagtgagccgagatcacgccattgcactccagcctaggtgacagagtgagactctgtctcaaagaaaaagaaaaaaatggaagctgTCTAGTCATTTGTGCTAGAGCTGTTTTTAATCAGCTTAGGTGCCTTATTAGAGTATATTATCTAGAACTATAATAGATACAGTCCTCAACATTCCTGAGGTGGTAATAATAGCATTCCTATATAAAGCATAattttacaaagtattttcatACATACCCACTGGCTCTGTGCTTTAGccttctcatctctaaaatagaagTAATGGTAACAAGAACGACTTGTTCAAGTCAGTAAGTGGAGGAAGTCTGGTCTTTTCAGTGCAAAGCCCATGATCTTATGTTCACTAAAGGTCGTTACTTCTGTGTAAAAGCAGCTGGAGCCAAGCTGAGATTCTGGTACTTtccaagcactcaataaatacttgtaaaTGAATgatggaaagaggaaggaaggaaggaaggaaggaaggaaggaaggaaggaaggagggagggagggagggagggaggaaggaaggaaagaaagaaaaagaggagaggggaaggggaaggaaaaggcaaaaggggtagagaaggggaagggaatttGCCATTGATATTTGTAAAAAGGAGTCCTAGAGATTGTTCCCTACATTTGGGGTTCATGAAATAGTATGAACTTAATTGTAAGACTTTTCATCAATTATTTAAGAAACAACTTTGACAAAGTTACAGCATTACTGGCAATACTGCTGTCTAcatactcatgatttggctgctCTGGCTCACATTCATTAGGGAATAGGTTAAGACAGTACTATACTAAGAACAATAGTGCCACCTAGTGACACTTCTAGTTATTGTCTCTAAAATTGCCTATGACAAccgttctaaaaaaaaaagaaaaaacttgagaCTGTGATGTGTGCAATCCGTCATCTTCATCATTTTTCTATACAAGAAACCTTTTCTTGATATTTTAGTATGTGATAAGCCTTTACATCCTCATTCAGATTTCCTAGATGATGTTTCTAAGGGACCATTTTACTGCCCAACTTTTCAGTAGTTTATGTTTCTATTTCAAAAACTGTTtcttataatttaagaaatataaatttattttatatttctgtttcttatattttaacaCGTATCAATTTTGAGATGCAAATCGGTGTAATTGCTGCTTTTCAGGATacacaatattaaatatatacattgtgaGACATTCTGATCAGGCTACAGGTACTAATTATTTAATTAGGAAATTACAGGTTTAATGAGAAGCACCCACCTTGGTCAAAAAGGTTAGAAGTTAGACACTCCTCTAGCTTCTTCAGTTATACAAAGTTGAGCAGGTCAGGTAACTTCAGTaatctcatctgtgaaatgggatgaCAATTCCTACTTTATCCACTTCCTAGAGTTCTGAGGCTCCAACACAGTAACATGCTTGTAAAACTGGTTCATGACCATAAGAAACCAGTGGCGGTGTTTCCATAATCATTTTCTTGGGAGGAGCGCAACTGCCTGGGCTCAGGTAGCTGCCCCACTGCTTATTCCCTGTGTAACTTTGAGAAGTTACTTTCTTGCCCCTTGACATTTCATTTGTAGAATAGGGATAATAAAAATACCTACCTCAgaccggccgcggtggctcatgcctgtaatcccagcactttgggaggccgaggcaggagaatcacttgaggtcaggagttcaagaccagcttggccaacatagtgaaaccccgtctctactaaaaatacaaaaattagccaggtgtggtggtgcacacctgaattccaactacttgggaggccgaggcatgaaaAGCacttgattgaacctgggaggtggaggtttcagtgagccaagattgtgctactgtacttcagcctgagtgacactctcaaaaaaaaaaaaaccaaaaaacaaaaaaaactcaaagagCAGTTGTGTAACGTGCTTAGTACATAGTGAATACTCAGTACATGTTCACTATgggaccacacacacacacacacacacacacacacacacacacacattctcactgCAGTGGCCATGGGATCAACCAACTTAGGAGATTGTCACTATGTGGTTCTCAAAAGGAGAAAGCTATTAAGTAGGCAAAGTTTTCATTGTCATCATTAATAATACTTACTGGACACCAAAAAGAAACAAGGTCTTGGCCCAGGTGCCTTCCACTACTGGATTCCGCAACACTCTTCCCaaataatgtaaatgaaacaGAGCAGTGTGTCAGGTCAACATAAGGCAGTCAAGAAACaactaagtttttttgtttttcatcttcaaaacTTTTCTCTCAATTTTTCAAATCTGGCTTTAAGCAGATCAGTAAAATAAGCACAGTTACAATTACGCCAGAGATGGAAACAAGGCTGTGCTGGAGGAAACAGGCAGGACCTGGAGAGGCATTTTATAACCATCTCCCCCGCTGAGTCCACGCTGCCCACTCTTGCCTGGATGACGGCAACAGCCTCCATACTGGCCTGCTTCTCTTCGTGCCCCCCATTCTCGACACAGCACCAACACTGATATTAAGAACGTAAACCACCTTTCTTCCCTGCATTTCACACTAGGATTCTGCTCCAGATACCCTCTCTGGACCCTTATCATCCATGTGCTCTCCCGATGCTCCTGCCACGCGTGTCTTGGACAGCCTCACCCTGATCTTCACAGGGGCCCCCGACCTCCTTCCTGtcattcagatctcagcttaccaccccctcagaggcctttcctgaccaccctgTCATGCCTGCCCGGTTCTCTGCACAGCACTTACCTGATACTGCACATGGATTGTCTCCCAGCAGAGAATGCAGTCTCACAAGGGTAGCATCCTTATCTGTCCCATCCCCGTTATCCCCAACCCTTGCAACAGCGTCCGGCACAAAACAGGTGGCTGACAGTGGTTCAGTGATCAAGACTATCCTgccatattttcctgtttcctgtgAAACACACAGCAATTCTCCACCTGGTTTTGTGACACTTTGTGGTGACTTTAAGCTTCTAAGTGGAAAAAAGAGCCAGATGTGGATTCTTGTATGTTAGATCTTGGGCGGGAGCTTCAGTCTAAACCTCAGGTCTATAAAGTAGAACTGGTACCTCAGAGTCCGAGATTAGGTAATGTGAAAGTTCGTGAGGTGTCCCCTCCTTCTGATGATAAAAGGAAGCCCAGGCCTACACACTGGCCTACTACCCCAAGTTGTGAAGCACCCATATTAAACAACATATAAATGCTCTGGTGTTAAGCAGATAAAATATCATCACAAtacttttagaaggaaaaatcGGTGTTGAACAAcgttggttaattttttaaaactgattttttcctttttcagattgttctctTTATTCTCATATTGTTTGGCCTTAAGGATTCTAAATGGGCTCAGAGCAACCTTGTCTTTCGGCTTTCTAGTCAATGTGTTACATGAACTGCCTTCAAACACACAATAGTATCACTTGCTTATTTTAACCTGGGAtagaattttctgaaattctgttCCAATAATTGATTACcccaagattattttaaatttcaatagtgACTACAGAATTGTATCATAATAGAACAGAAATGTCTTGACTCTTTTAGGCATTTGGGGCTTTTCATAGACAGTACCGTGGTTTCAGCACTGCGAGCTCTGAAGTTAGGTGCCCTAGGTTGGAATTCCAACTCTCATGTCCTAATAGTTAACCTGATCAACTACTCAACTATACTAAGTCCTCCCACTTGAAATACAACGCTAATAAAAATCCCACAAGGCTGTTGGGAAGATTCAATAAAAATTGTGTAGGCACAATGCTCCACATATAATGTACAAGTAATCTTGGGAATTATGCCTCTTCTCAGAATCTTAGATGAATGCAATGTTTAATGTTTTCCCAGATACATTCTACATTTATCATTTAATAAACATCTTAGAGAAGCATGAAAGAAACAATGGCGTAACTAGTTTGCACTGCAGTGAAAGGGTACTTCAAACTTCTGAAGAACACTGTCCCATATATGTGAAAAATCAATTTTACCAAAAAACCTGAGTCATATGAAGTTGAAAACCTGAAAAAAGGACTACCCGCACCTATCACTCATTTGTTTAACTTGCCATTACATTGCATTTGAGTCAGCAtaatctttatttcaaaataacatttttattatataaaaatgtaaaaatccagCAAAACCAGAAATACGAATATATTTTTCTGGGCTTTCacctttcttgatttttattcgCGATCTCTTTTTCAATACAATTTACACCCTCATCCCCATTTCCAGTCTGATTATACAAGTGCTAAGTGGCAGAAAGGTCTGGAATAAATACATCAAAAAGAGGCAAAGCTGTGAAACTAAGTTGCATGCAACAGGTTCTATGAGGGTGGGGGAAGTGTCTGAGAAATAAAACAGAGTAAGATAATGTAATTGGAAGGTTTTAGCTAAAGTTCTTTCAGTCATCTTTGTCTTTTGCTCCATGTTTCAGGATGCGCGTGAACTCGATGTAATTGAAATTCCCCTTTTTGTCAATAGGTGCTTCTCTGTACAGCTCATCCACTTCCTCATCCGTAAACCGATCCCCCATGGTTGTCAGCAGCTCTCTCAGGTAATCTTCCTGAATGGTGCCTGGAaggcaacagaaagaagaaagcagtCATCACTACTTCCTGGCACTTTAATGGTTCATTTCTAAAGCTAGTcaatcttataaaatatttcagaatatccACTATCTAGAAACAAAATAAGTTAGTGAACTAAGGCTATATGAACTATATCATTATGTTTTCCAATTATTCTTAGAGTTCTGTGTTAATATTAGATCAAATCATTTAAAAGCTCAGAAACAGATCATATACTTACAAAATTATTCTTAAGCAAATATTTTCCagaggtaaaaaaagaaaaccctttctATTTCAAGAGAAGTACTTCATATAGTCTGGAATGAGGCTGGGCATAAACAAATAGTACTCACCTGTTGCTTCTTCATCAAAGCAAGCAAATGCATTTCTGATGACATCTTCAGGATCTGTGCCATTTAACTTCTCACCAAACATGGTGAGGAACATGGTGAAATTGATGGGCCCTGGTGCCTCATTCATCATGGCATCAAGGTATGCATCAGTGGGATTCTTCCCtgttaaaaatgcacattttaacatttaaagacaaaaaaatctaACTTCAATAGTT
The DNA window shown above is from Rhinopithecus roxellana isolate Shanxi Qingling chromosome 21, ASM756505v1, whole genome shotgun sequence and carries:
- the MYL12B gene encoding myosin regulatory light chain 12B, encoding MSSKKAKTKTTKKRPQRATSNVFAMFDQSQIQEFKEAFNMIDQNRDGFIDKEDLHDMLASLGKNPTDAYLDAMMNEAPGPINFTMFLTMFGEKLNGTDPEDVIRNAFACFDEEATGTIQEDYLRELLTTMGDRFTDEEVDELYREAPIDKKGNFNYIEFTRILKHGAKDKDD